The nucleotide sequence CTGAAGGGACACTGCACACTTTTTGAAATTAAGCTATACATTTCTGCTCACTCAGTTGCCAAAAAGTTGCTTCCTGACTACAGttggtcatttttgttttggcaTTTTCAACAGTCCAAATAACTAATTAATTAGATGCATTATCTTCAAGATAAAAGATTTCACCTTGAAAAACTGAATTGTACAATTACAGCATGGAGATTAGAGTCCTCTGCAATGATATAATTCACTTCGGCTTTGCACTGCAGCTTGATTACGCTTTATCTCAATTGAGAGCTTAGGACTTTCATTAAGTTCAGGATCTGTATACGTATTTCTACATCCAACGAGTCAAAGGCTGGTTCATACCCAGAGTCAGTTGTGCTAGCTCTACTCACATTTCCTCCACTAAATTTAAGCTGAAGCAATATTTGGTCTGGTACTTCCATCACCCAGAGAGCTGATGGCAGTACTACAGACGCCTCCACCCACTGCTGGAGATGGATACAGACAGCAAATGTTGCCAACCAACAAGTGAGGTGTTCATGCTgaattccttttcccttccttgattcatttttaataagtCATTTCTGAACTGTTCTTCCCTCAAAACTTACACAGTCTAAAACTTATACTGACTGCAGTATTTGTCTCTATTTCAATGTCTACCATCAATCCTCTCCTCCTTTGAAAGCCTGGCTTCTACTTTCAAATGAAgtcctttcttctttgcagtgGCCCTGGAGAATTCTGTGTGCTCACAAAGTATTTAAAGGTTGACATCTGCAATGTTTTAGATTTTGAAGGGTCAACTTCATTTGAACTAGCTTCATCTCATGGGTCTGTGAAGCTGGATTAGAAATGCTGCCTAAACAAGTACTCTATCCACCTTGCCTTAGCCTTGGCTGAAAGCCAGGAACTAGGAGGAAAGCAGATGAGGAGAAATAAGAAACAGTTAATTAAAAGCCAGGTTCTGAGAATCTTTAGCTACTCTAGGTCATCACAGCCACATCTAAGGAACACGCTGAATTTCACTGaaagttcatattttctttgctgtcagcATCTAAACTTCATTGGCCTTAGGCCCGTCACAGCCACATGAGCTTTCCCTTCACTTCATTAACCAGCAGTTTTCTAGGCATGGGTTAaagagcaggctgctgcttgcaTAAGGAGAGAGACTGCGGAAACATAAGGATGCCAGACTGCTTGGAGGAACTACAATTGGCTCAACTCTCCCAACAGTCCCCAGCATCCTAGCTACTTCTAACATAGGCTGAGGTTCCTCAACTTGAAAACTCTCACAAAGGCACACTCATACATACTGAACAAGGCAGCAGTATCTCAGTGGGACAACAATAAACAGCACCTGGGATAAAACTTtggaaaatcaaaactgaaagacTGATGGTGAAGACCCATGTGTCCCAATGTATGTAAAGAGATACTGAACCCCAGCCCAGCTATAGTAAAAGAACCAGCATTTACAGAGACTTGTGTGGCCAACTCAGCCTTCACTTAGATACTGTAGAGTAGAAGTATTCACTGCAGCAGACCAGGAGTCCTCTGCTTAACATAGATATGCTGCTGCAAGGCATGGGGAATGTCTCATGAGAGTTGCATTGCGGGTACagtgaaaacaagaacagagtttggaagggacatcaGAAATGTCAGTGGCCTGTATGAAGGAGTTGGCAACACTGAAAAGGAAGCCCCTGACTGTGGCTGAGGGAAGACAAAAACagtttgtgttttccttcctgggACCTGGAGTCTGGGTGGCAGAGTCATTATCTGAATTCACCAGTCTGTAATTCAGTTATCCATGCTGGGAAATATATGGACCAAATGATCTAATTTAATTTCCCATACTCATATTGCTGCATGAATGATATGTCTCCGTGCGGTGCAATGAAACACAACCCATACGTTCCATAGAAGCAAGTTGGTTTTTCTGCCACTTCTCGTTTATTTAGACTGACTGCTATGTTGCATGtgattctgttcattttctgtggaaGGAATTAGCTTACTATGCATCAGAATAAACACAGAATTTATCAGCAATTATACATGAATTCTGGAATTCATAATATTTaacagataaatatatataaatatatgtgtatatataaatatatatgtataaatatatgtacaGGAGGCAGAGTTGAAGATTTGTCAATGGATGGACCAGTCAATACTGAAATGTCTAAAGAGATACTAAATGCAAAGTAATTGCTCCCGAAAGTCCTGAATTGTTCTCAAACACATTAAAAACCTTTCAGGGATGGATTCAGCTGCTCATGCACAATGTCATCCTCTTCATCCAAGTAGTGTTTGCTGAGGTGGGATTGATGGAGAATACAGAAGGAGAGTTCTATGCTTTCCCACCACAGCAGGTGGAGACTAATCAGAACATGTCAAAAATGGCTGTCAATGTGTGTACTAACTGGATGGGCAAGACATATGTACTTACTGGCTTTCACCATTAGACTCACACCACAACATGTAGAGATGATATAAACCTCCAACAACTTTCAGTGCAATTGGAAAAATAGCTGCTAAGGGCTGCGCCTTGGCGACAACAGCCTTTTGTGTCTGACAAAGCTCTAAGGGCAATGGCAGCATCTTCTCAAACTGCCTCATGGGGCAGACATTGTACTTTGTAAAAGTAACAAACTTGTGGCTCCTggactgctgcttctttttgctGAGGTCTTTCCAATACTTGAATCACTGAAGAAGTGCAAAGCGCAAGCTTAGCATCAAGCACTTAATGGTTTGTCTTGCCCCTTTACTGCTTTATCCAAATGCTGTTTAAAAGTGGTGTCCATAACATCAGTATTTAACCACAAGGCTCGCTCATCCTCACAAGAATGGGGCTTGCTGTACACATGGGCTAATTCACAGCGCCTAGACAGCCGATAACAATTAAAGTCTCTTTCAAGATGAGGCACTTGATTGCTACTCTAAAGCTCACTAGTAAAAGGAATGCgtaatctatttttttattgcatttgaaatgaaagagctTGTTTAAATATTAGTCATGTGGATTTATATAGCTCATTTTTAGAGCTAGGCTAGCACCTGGCAATCCAGCCTGAGTAAGCATCAGGCTATCCCAGTCACAGGCCCgtttgatttctgtttcctctttttgcaGCATGTgacagactgattttttttttctaggatgATTTCCTTCCCACTCACAGCAGACAGCTTCACACAcgcagagcagctgcctgccgggcagagcagagcagagatctTCTCCCATGCTGCTGAGCACCGTGCCCAGGACCAATGCTGACACTGATCTGCATATGAGTAAGAGTGCCTCCCTCAGGGCAATGAGTAGCCCAGGTGCAAGAAAACAGTgataaaacacattattttctgaCTATGAGACAAAGATAAAGGCAATTTTCACTACTGCtgtccaaaacatttttttctgaaaactgaaagagattTCTCCTGCTATTAAAAAcattcatctctgcttttcaagctgtctttgtatttcctttcccaAGTGTTtcaaattactgctttttttctgccttcgccttacatttctgcagcttggcACAGATACGAAGCTTGCTGCTGGcataaaacactgcaaaattcTGCCTGTCCTCTGCCAGGCTGAAAACTGTGCGCAAGTCTTCCTCATGTCTTGCACACATCTGAGGATGGAGCCAATAGAGACAAACAGCCAAATGATGCTGctaatgatttcttttccctcagggGAAGCGCTGAGAAGGATAATAGATATACTTCACAACACTGTTCCCAGGGGACTTTATCTAAGCAGGGAGAAGAATTAATAGGCAGCCTTTCAGGGAGagagaaatatgcaaaaatatcGCAGTGCTAAGGAGTTCTGCTGACATAGCAAGCACCTGAAGGTGTCTTTGCAGGGCTCAGCCCATGTCCTGGCACTGAGCTGACAcaggcactgccagcagggTCAGCTCACTGCTTGGGTACTTGCCCATGCCACCCTTCCCTCTCAGGTTGGTCTGGACAGAATGTTGGAATTTTTGCTGCCTGTAAATTAGTGGGTCTTGGACCACGCGGACCTCCAGGCTGCATACATGGTAAAACAGGAGGTGATGTAAATCCAGGAGAAGCACAGTGCTTTGTCTGTGTAGGAAAGAATTTCTCAGGGCTAGGACATTAGTGAACCATTTAAAGCCAGGGAATCATATACAATACAATGAAAGCAGGGAATTTCTCTGGCTTTCCTCCAAAAGCCAAGTATTATTAATTGATCAGAAAACAGATCTCCATCTCCACtgagaacattttttcctccatttgctAAGTGGAAAATGACAAACGAGCTCGCTGTGCCCTCTCTCACATCCTTCCCACTCCCATCCGCCCAGGCATCCCCGTCCCTCTGCCCACTTACCCGGTACCACCAGCAGCCTGGGGGGTGgcgggggaggaggaggtggtggtggtggtggtggtggaggccTGCACTGGCAGAtctgctggcagctctctgGGACTTCGTctgctacaggcttggagcatGACTTCTGGGGCTCACCCTGAGTGATCTGTGGAGAAACAAGTCATGGCACgagcagcagaaagaaggaaaactgatttCCCATGAACGTGCTTCTTGAACTTGAGCTTTCCCAAGTGGCACCTCAGCTCCTGGTGAGAACTGAGCTCCTGCCACTGCCTGTTCCTCACTGAGGACACAAGGTCTCTTCCCTACAAGGTCTCAATTTTATGTTTTACTTAACACAGTATCATCAAGACTTCTTTACTTCTGACTGTGGCTGGCTGGTTTCTGAATTATTATGGGATAGGGAGCAGGCGGGTAGTGGCAGACAATGTGGTTGCGTAAGCCTTCTTTCCTTAGGAAAGCCATCTAATAGCATGCATTATTCACGGGGTCATTGCTGCAAGCCAAAGAGAGCTAATAAAAATTGCAAGACATTTAGGGTCAGgattattctcattttccttatgGCAGAACCAAGAGCTGGAGATCTCTCCTGTTTTGCTAGCTTCCCTTTCATGTCTGGAGACATGCTTTACCTCCTACCATGGCAAGGTGAAGCCCCCATCTACTCATCTGCAGACTGCATGGAAGACTTGGTCAAAATGGAAATGCCACAACCTGAGGCACTGCAGAACCCAAGTGTAAGCATTGCTGAACCCACATGTAGACATTGCTTGGCCCTGGCCAATGATTTAGTCAGGATGCATACGTTCAGCATTGAAATCTAGTCATGACAAGGAGCACTttaacaacatatttttcttaccagaaataatatttatatgcCTAGAAACATGTAAATAAGGATATTCAGTAACTGCAAAATTCCTAATCTAGTGCTATAAAATGTAAAGGAGTATGTCCCtaatgaaaaggaaatctgTGGAATATTGCAGGATCTGCTGTTAATCTCGGGGGTCTCTAAGTCAACCTTTTTTCAAAAGGATTCAAACTCAATTGGAAAATAAGGGATACTCACAACAGACCTTCGTCTCACTGAAGCTAAGGAAAATCACACAAACATTCAGCTGTTGCCTTGTAAGCTTGGACTTGAGAGGGTTATCATACTAATAGTTCTGCCTTAATATCATCCTCTTTACTCAGCTCTCTTCCATGGCATGTTGGTCACCACACAGAGGATGTCTCATTCCAGCCTCTCTGGCCTGTTTCAGACAGCCCCTTCTGCCCTGTTGCCTGTCTCCATGGCCACTCAGGGCTCACAGAAGCACATAACaatttgggttagaagggacctttagcAATTATCTAGTTCTATCCCCACAGGCCGCCTTCTCCTCACTCCCACCCAGGCTTCACCTCCCTTCCCCGGCCAGCTTTGGGACAGAGCCCATCTCCTCTCCACTGCAGGAAGCACACAGGCCTTTCATGTATTTCTGGCCAAAAAAAGAGATGTGGGTAATTAAAACAACATCACTGCACCAAGGACATGTTCACATGTGTAGGAGGTTTCTAAATGCAGAAAGATGCATTGCTCTGGCCTTGGGGAAATAGAGGTAGGGCTTTGTTGATTAAATATtacagagagggaagaaaagaacagaaagagctATGCATAGCTGAGGCACAAGTCAGGACAATCAGTTGTTTAAACAGCACGTCAACATCAATTACCAAACACAGGGAGAGACAAATTCAGCAGGAGCGCTTTCGAACTTTCCCTTCACTGCCAGGTAACAGTATGAGGCTGGTTAGAGACCATCCCAGACAGCTTCCAGGAACTTACACAAACTTCCAAACGCTCTAATGAATCAAAGTGACTTGGCTTCATAATCTCTCAGAGCTGGTAATAAATCTGTCTGCTAAGTaggtgcatttatttttaacataagtGATCACAGGCAGCAGAATATTCTCTCTGCACCACTTTGGCTCCCGTGGGGCTGTCTGTGTGCTGGGCCAAGGGTGCCAGTGGCTTGCCCAGAGGCACCCCGAGGTGGGACCATGgggcagcacctgcagcactgacatAGAAGTGGGGCAGCATCGCTctgccagcctcagctgctGATCAGGCAGCAATGCCAACCCCCAGCTCTAATTATCACTCCCTACTTGGTTCTCTGGTTGATAAACCCTATGGCTTCCTACAGTCTCGTGGGAGCCAGTAAAATGGGAGAAAACAGAGACAGGGCAATACCATCCAGTAGTCTTGAAGCCAACCTCATGTGCAGACCAGAAGTAGCTTTGTGTATATGAGTCTGAACATGGAGCTGGTATGGAAGAGGTACACTGAATTATTGCTCTAACTTAATATCAACCAGAAACAAAAGGTTTGCTTGGTCTTTTTTTAGACTATTGACTGCTTTTAAATCTGTGGAGGCTCTTCTACCTTAGGCTGATAATAGAGTGTCCTTAGAAACCAGTGGGTATTTTTCTCAGTTACTTTGCAGACAAGATTAACCCTATGCATGTCCAACCACACTCTGCTTCTGTATACTTTTTTgataacatttctgaaaaaaaaaagatttgtttggTCTCCACATATCTCACTCTGAATCATTTTTCGAGATTGCCCACAGTCATTTTGAATGCTTGGGAAAGAACGAAAATGTGAGAGCATTGGCTTTGACACCTATTTGgttctcttctcttttcactCAATACAATGTCCAGCTGATGGAAGATACCTACAGGAACATAGATTTTGCCTTCAAGGGTTGGTAAAGAAGAACAAGGATATTTTAAGTTGGCTGAAATCtgtcaggaaaaggaaagacacAAATTGAGGCTGTGGCCTTGAGGAGCAGAGAAATGGTCAAGGACTGCTGCAAGAAGATTAACTAATGGTAGTGAGAtagatttgagaaaaaaataagacatttggcttattttcaagaaaaaaaaccccacagtaTTCATGTCTGTTAGTCTTCTTATGCAAGGAAAGAAGGCTATTACTTGTATCTTGTAAAGGTAAGCAGAACAAATCACTCGAAAATatgctttggggaaaaattCTGTCCTTGCGGAGGATGATGAAATAAATTGCTCCACGTTTCTTTACCACTGTCTGTAATTCAAAGGTAAGCTGCTTTAACAGGAGCtggcaagagaaaaacagaccCACTGAGAAAGCCCCATCCCTCTCTGGCCTGCCCTGCTAATGAGCACCCACTCAAAGCCCTGGAGAAGGATTGGCTCTGGACCCTGGGTGCACTCCCCTCTGTCCTCCCGCACTCTCCAGCCCTGGTGTTGTAAGCTCCATGGACATATCTCCTCGCCACTTGGCTGTCTGTCTGGCCATTTGTCAGCTTGGGTGCACATGTTGCCTGGCCTTCAAGGAGAagcattctttttcctgctctgaaaatagAGAGTTGACTTTACTGTTTTGTACCTTTGATATGAACATGCTTTGCAAAAAGGCAAGTGTTTTTTAAGTATTCATGGCAATGAAAATCTGATCCACAAATGCCCagggaaaagcaagcaaaaaatggaaaacattgaTTCCCTTTTGTAGTTTCCCAGTGGAAATCTGTATCTGTCACACTTCTGCTTAATCCAAGACTTCCTGCAGAAGCAGTGGGTCTGGTCCTGCCTTGTGCAGGGTAGGAAAACCAATATGCATGTGGCCAGAGGAGCTCAGCACTCCAGTAGACTCCCGCAGGGCTGCGGCAGTCCATGAGCATGCTCTATGGAGTGGGACAGTCTCCTGACCATGGCCCTCTGGTGACTGTGAACCAGGTAAAGGAAGGAAAGCTTGAAAAGAGAAGTGCCACTGAGACCTCTAACATCATGCTGAGGTGGTGAGAACTTGCATCTTGCACCAGTCTACAGAGATGAGATCTCAACAATGTCGTGTAAatcccagagcagctctgcgTAATTCACATCACAGATAATCCAAATCCatacaaaaccagaaaagacATGACTACCATTTATCACTGCACATACTGATAGACTTTTTTAATTGTGTCAAAAACTTCTGACAGAATCATGCCTTTCCTCCTGTCGTTGTGTTGGCTATTaggctaagaaaaaaatatatatgcatacatacatattttaatcaTGCTGCTCCTCTGATTTGTATCTGACTGATTCTATTAAGCACCTCAAGGCAGGGCCCAAGGAAGGAGCACCAAGACATGGTGAGGAAGGCCATGCCACACACAGGTCAGAGCACAGCTGATGGGTAGAGAGGGGCTGGGAGAAATGAGAAACCGCAAGGGCTGTTGTAGATAGAGCAGGGATACAGTGGGACCCCTGGGTCAGTCATCATCAAAGGAAGACTTCGATGATAAGAGCAATGGTTATAACTCAACATGGGGAAGGGAGCCGGGGGAGAGATTCAAAGAGGAGTGAGCTCCAATCCCAGTACGTCGGTGCACTGGTGAGCACTCCACACCATCCTTTCCTCTGGTACCTGCCAGGGTGTCCTGGGATACACAGATGTGTTTGGGCAAAAAGCAAGAGTCTTACTGATTGCCCTTGCACAGAGCAGTAGGCAATAGCACAAGCATAGGTGAAGAATGGGACAACAAAGCTTTGCAAGAGAAGTCTGGACCCCTTGGCTTTTGCAGATCTCACGGACGGTTTAAACTTATAAACATAACAGCTATTGAAAGATTGCATGAGGTCACTTAAGTAGTTTGCCACAAAGATGTTTatgcaagatatttttttgtcttcttgacTGATGGATTGATTACAGGAGAGGAATTTTGGGAGGCATCTCTTCTCGCACAATTGCGTTTCCCTCAAAAAATGCAGTGACAGCTTTGCCTTACAGCCAGCAATCTGCACACCtgagcaggacagcagcagggtggTGCTGGCTGAGATTTTTATGATGGGGGCATTAGTTTGAAAGATGTTGGTTTTGCCGTGTTTCTGCTCATTTTAATCTGCAAGGTGCACAGATCCTCTTTGTCGCTCACAGCCAGACACGAGATGCTGAAACATCTCTGTTTAATCTCTGGGGAGTCACTAAGTTTAGAACAAGGAGTGAAAGATGCGGAGTCTCCACCGTGTTTTCTCCAAGAAACTGCAATTGTGCTGTTCTTGAACAGCACTCAGCTGCCTCATCAGTCACTCGGCTGAAGACATATGTtataaataaactttaaaataccCAAGTGATGCATTCGAATCGAGCTGTGCCGCTGCTCCGCTCCCTGAGCTGGATGGGCGCTCTCCCTCCCTATTCCCTCCTGCCCGTGGGGCACCTTCCAGCTCACCCCACACCACCACCAAGGTCACCCACCGACACCCGGCGCGGAGTTGGAAAACCCTGATTTGAGGTTTAAGCAAATTAACCCCTCAGATCGCAACCAACACCAAAACCCCACGGCGGAACACTCCCAAGAACGAGCCCTCCGGAGCACCGCATCTTCCGTGCGTGCCGCCACCGAAACGCGCTCGCTGAAGAAACTCCGCTCCACCTCGCTCCGGCCGCAGCAAGTTGGGCGCTCCCGGGGCTCGAGGCGGGCCCTGCCGCTCCCTCACCCTCTCGGTCCCGCATCCCGGGCCGCACCGCGCCGTGCCCAGCAGAGCCGCGGCTCTCCCCGCCCGGGGACCACCGCCCGCCGCCTCCGCGGTGCCGCCCGGGGCTCTACAGCCGCCCCCGGCCCCCTGAGCGCGGCCCTACCTGGACGGAGCCCCAGAGCGGGtggagggcacagtgcagtaGCAGGGAGGGCCAGCAGCAGCGGAGCAGTCCCAGCAGCTCCCGGAGCAGCATCCCTCCTGGGCGGGCGGGCGAGGGCGCGGGCTCCGGGCGATCTGGGGACGGAGCAGAGCGAGCCGGCGGCACAGGCGTTGGCTCGCACCCATCCCCGGAGCGCGACTGTCCCAACTTTAATtctggaggagagggagggaaagagggagggaggcaggaggtGGGCGGNNNNNNNNNNNNNNNNNNNNNNNNNNNNNNNNNNNNNNNNNNNNNNNNNNNNNNNNNNNNNNNNNNNNNNNNNNNNNNNNNNCCCTCCCCGCCCGCCGCTCCGTGCCCGCCCCTCCGGCTCCCCCCACCGGGGCGCTCCGGGGCGGCGCACACAGCTCGGCCCGGTTGGGAGGAAAAAGTTTGGAGGGCGGAGGGGGCCGGAGCCGGCGGGGAGAGGCGGGGGAGCGgcgcggcacggcacggcacgggGGTGGCACCGACaccccgcccgccgccgctgctgctgcagcgATTTTTCAATCGCGCGGAGCGGTCCCTGCGCGCCCGGCCCCCGGCGCGCTGCTCCATGCCAGCGCTGCTCCCGTCGGCGGCACCCCCGCACACGCGGGGTGCGGCCCTCGGTGCAGCCGCGTGTGGTGGGgctttttaatctgttttgttttctctctctctcttttttaatttaaaaaaaaaaaagatttatttttgttgtttgtttatattatttctctatttattcATTGTCCTAGAGTGATGCTAGGGGTTGTCCTGTTGTCAGCTCTGTGTCCCCAGCCTGGTGTCGGGGGGATGTCACAAGGATGACGCTTCATAGTGTTGCTGTTTCTGTGTAATAATGCAGCATGCGGAAATAACAGCACTTGCGAGGATGTGGCTGAGGAGCCCCCTGatagcacagctctgcagggaggaacCAAGCCAGAAAATCAAAGATGAAGATGGTTTTGCTTGCGCTGAAGCAATTAAAACCTTGGTGACTGATGGCCATGGCATCTGATTGGGCTTGGTTACGCACCAAGATGCTCATGAGTGTCTGCTGTTGGGTTGGTGGCACGGAAtcctgttttcagtgctttgaatGAGGTAACACAAGTGGGTTCAAATAAAGTGTTGAGCTCAAGCTTTATATTTCATACTTGGAGATGAATGGGCTTCAGGatatggattttat is from Numida meleagris isolate 19003 breed g44 Domestic line chromosome 6, NumMel1.0, whole genome shotgun sequence and encodes:
- the PRIMA1 gene encoding proline-rich membrane anchor 1 isoform X2, with product MLLRELLGLLRCCWPSLLLHCALHPLWGSVQITQGEPQKSCSKPVADEVPESCQQICQCRPPPPPPPPPPPPPPPPRLLVVPAPKSTFCPTEETWWPGLVIIIAVCCATLVFLFVVVIICYKAIKRTLEN
- the PRIMA1 gene encoding proline-rich membrane anchor 1 isoform X1, with protein sequence MLLRELLGLLRCCWPSLLLHCALHPLWGSVQITQGEPQKSCSKPVADEVPESCQQICQCRPPPPPPPPPPPPPPPPRLLVVPAPKSTFCPTEETWWPGLVIIIAVCCATLVFLFVVVIICYKAIKRKPMRKEENGTNRAEYAMTSSQNNKTVDNNAVV